Below is a genomic region from Ammonifex degensii KC4.
AGGTGGCCTATCAGGTAGTCAGGCTGGCCCTGGAGAAGGGCAAGGCCATCGCCATGGAAGACCTGGAGAAGCTCCCGAAGGGCAGGAGGGGAGACGGCTTCCTGAAGTTGAGAAAGACACTTCAGCGCTGGGCTTACAAGAGCGTCCTAGAGAAGATAGAGGTCCTGGCCAGGAGGCACGGGGTGGAAGTAATCAAAGTAAACCCTGCCTACACCTCGGTGATAGGGAAGTTGAAATACGCGCCCCAGTACCTGGTAGACAAGGACGTGGCCGGGGCCCTGGTGATTGGCCGCCGGGCTTTAGGTTTTGAGGAGGAGCTGCCGGAAGCTTACCGGCTTTTGCTCAGGGATGAAGAGTTTCTGCTCTACTCCGTAGCTCAGCTCGAAGAGAAGGTAAAGGAGCTCAAACAGGAACTGAAGGGGGAAGAGAACGAGTGGCGGAAGAAGGCCATCAAGGCCAGACTCAAGACCACACGCGGTGAACTGAAGACCCTCAGAGCCCACCTTCGGGCTCTTCAAAGCGGGGAGGGTGAGCCCGCTTCCCGACAGCTGGCTGACCGACGGAAGGAGCCGGTGAGGGGTCACCTTTCGGGGTGGCGAATAAAAGCTTGGCGAGTCCTCTCCGCAGCCCTCACCGTCCCGGTCCTTGAAAAGTTTTCTCACGTGAAAGGCACTGTGAGGGACTTTTCTCCCTTGAGACCGATCCTGGTCTTGGGGGACTGGGAACGGGCGGTGAGAAGGCCAGTTCCTGTTCCTGGTGCAGGGGCGGCTGTGCAAGAGTGTAGCTAAAACACTTTTGTACAGTTTTTAAAACCAGGATAATGGTTGTATAATGCAACCAGATTGCCGCAAAGACTCTTCCTCAGTGGAGGGTAAAAGCTTGCGGGTAGCGCTTGACGCCATGGGAGGAGATTACGCTCCGGAGGCCACGGTGGAAGGAGCCGTGGCGGCCGTTAAAAGCTTCGAGGAGATAGAAGTCTACCTGGTGGGGCCGGAGGAGCGCTTACGGCCCTTAATTCCTGCCGACCTTGGAGAGAAAATAAAGCTCGTTTCCGCTTCAGAAGTCATCGAGATGGGAGAGTCGCCAGTTCAAGCGGTCAGGCGCAAAAGGGCTTCCTCTCTGGTGAGGACGGTGGAACTACTCAAAGAGGGGCAGGTAGATGCCGCCGTATCGGCCGGTAACACCGGTGCTTTGCTGGCGGCAGCTTCTCTTTACCTGGGACGCATCCCCGGCGTGGAAAGACCGGCCCTGATGGCCCAGCTCCCCAACCCGAGGGGACGCACCGTGCTTTTAGACGTGGGAGCCAATGTAGATGTGAAGCCTCATCACCTGGCGCAGTTTGCCGTTATGGGTTCCATTTATGCGCGCGACATGCTGGGAATAGCCTCTCCCCGCGTAGGTCTTTTGAGCATCGGCGAAGAGGAGACCAAGGGTAATGAACTCACCTTAGCCACCTTCCCTCTTCTGCGCAAGCTTCCCCTCAATTTCATAGGTAACGTAGAAGGAAGGGATGTTTTCAACGGCCGGGCAGATGTGGTAGTTTGCGACGGCTTTGTGGGCAACGTGCTTTTGAAGGCCGGGGAGGGGCTGGTGCAAGCGCTGGAAGCCATGTTGCGCCAGGAACTGGCCCGCAACCTACCAGCCAGGATTCTGGCCCTGGCTACTTTCTTTTTCCTGCGCAATTTCCGAAAGCGCTTGGACTACGCCGAGTACGGCGGTGCCCCCCTGCTGGGGGTAAACGGGGTGGTGGTGGCGGCCCACGGCTGTTCCCGAGGAAACGCCATAAAGAACGCCTTGCGAGTGGCCGTGGAAGCGGTGCGTTGCGACCTGGTAGCCACCATCACCAAAGGAATAGCCTTGCTCAAGCGAGAGAAAGGGGTAGAGGTTAGTTGAGCGGCTGGCCTTTAAGGGTGGGAATTGTAGGGCTAGGGATGTACGTTCCAGAAAAGGTGCTGACCAATTTCGACTTAGAGAAAATGGTAGATACCAGCGACGCTTGGATACGGGAGCGGACAGGTATAAGAGAGAGGCGTATCGCCGCCCCAGAGGATAGTACCTCCGATTTGGCCACCCGGGCGGCCAAGGAAGCTTTGGCAGCGGCCAACCTTTCTCCGGAGGAGATCGACCTCATCATAGTGGCCACCGCCTCTCCGGACATGCTCTTTCCGGCCACCGCCTGTCTGGTTCAAGCCAACCTGGGGGCCTCGCGGGCTGCAGCTTTTGACCTGGAGGCGGGCTGCAGCGGCTTTATTTACGGTCTGGCGGTGGGGGCGCAGTTCATAGCCACCGGCAGCTGTCGCCATGTGCTGGTGATAGGGGCCGAGACCCTTTCGCGGCTCACGAACTGGGAAGATCGCTCCACCTGCGTTCTCTTCGGCGACGGGGCAGGAGCGGCCGTGCTCAGTCCCGTTTCTCCTCCCCGGGGCATCCTTTCTTTTTACCTACGTTCGGACGGGAGCGGAGGGGAGTTGCTCAAGTTGCCCGCTGGCGCGGC
It encodes:
- the plsX gene encoding phosphate acyltransferase PlsX — protein: MRVALDAMGGDYAPEATVEGAVAAVKSFEEIEVYLVGPEERLRPLIPADLGEKIKLVSASEVIEMGESPVQAVRRKRASSLVRTVELLKEGQVDAAVSAGNTGALLAAASLYLGRIPGVERPALMAQLPNPRGRTVLLDVGANVDVKPHHLAQFAVMGSIYARDMLGIASPRVGLLSIGEEETKGNELTLATFPLLRKLPLNFIGNVEGRDVFNGRADVVVCDGFVGNVLLKAGEGLVQALEAMLRQELARNLPARILALATFFFLRNFRKRLDYAEYGGAPLLGVNGVVVAAHGCSRGNAIKNALRVAVEAVRCDLVATITKGIALLKREKGVEVS
- a CDS encoding beta-ketoacyl-ACP synthase III, whose amino-acid sequence is MSGWPLRVGIVGLGMYVPEKVLTNFDLEKMVDTSDAWIRERTGIRERRIAAPEDSTSDLATRAAKEALAAANLSPEEIDLIIVATASPDMLFPATACLVQANLGASRAAAFDLEAGCSGFIYGLAVGAQFIATGSCRHVLVIGAETLSRLTNWEDRSTCVLFGDGAGAAVLSPVSPPRGILSFYLRSDGSGGELLKLPAGAARLPASRETVERRLHFIAMNGREVFKFAVRAMEEAALEALNRAGVSSQEIDCFVPHQANIRIIDATAKRLGLPPEKVVVNIDRYGNTSAASIPIALYEAVAQGKIKPGESTVLMVAFGAGLTWGSVLMRY